The window TCCCATGGTCGTGGGGTGATGGTGCATGAGCGGACTGCGCGTCGTACCGACCTGGCGGCACGGACAGCGACGCCTGTACGTGTGCCGGACCGACGGGAGGAACGTCGCCTGGTACGACCGTGAGACGGGCCGGGTGAACCTTCTCAGCGAGGAGCTGAGGCAGGACGTGCTGGCCGTGCTCGCCCCCTTGGTCACCGGCCCGGTCGCCGTGGGCCCGCCGCCCGTCCCCACCCCCGCCGAACTGGCCCGGCTGAGCCTCCATCCGGACGACGACCTCGCCCCCAACCGCCCCGGCGAGGCGCTGCTGATCGCCCTCGACCGTGCCCCCGGACCACCACGTCGGCTGCGCCCGGACCCGCGCCGCCGCGCCTTGGCCGCCGAGCGGACGGTCGGTGACGCCCTGGACCGGCTGGAGGGTGCGGGCTGGCGCACCCTGCACTCCGTGCCGCTGCCCGGCGGCGACCGCATCCACCATCTGCTGATCGGCCCCGGGGGCCTGTTCTGCGTCAGATCCCTGCCCGCCCGCAGGCAGCGCGTCGTCGTCACCGATCCGATGGTCGCCGTCGGCCGCCACGAGCCCCGCGCGCTGCTGCGCGCGCTCCGCGCCGACGCCGACCGCGCCTCCTACGCCCTCACCGCCGAGGTCCGTCCCGTCCTGGCCCTCGCCGAACCCGCCCGTCTCGACATCACCACGCCCCCGCGTGAGGTCCGTGTCCTGCGCGACACGGACCTCGCCGAACTCGCGCGCACGGGCGCGCTGCTCAAGCCGGCCGACGTGGAGGGCCTGCACGCGATGGCCCGGGACCGGCGGACGTGGACCCGCGTGTAGACCGTCACGGTGCGGACCGTCACGGCGCGGACCGCCACGATGCGGACGGTCACGGCAGGGAGTGCGCGGCCTCCGGGTCGAGGAGCGGCGCCAGCAGGTCGCCGTGGTCCCGGAGGCGGGGGGCGATGTCCGGGGCGCGGAACACCAGTTGTGCGGGCGAGGCGCACTCCTCGACCTCGGCCCAGGTCACCGGGGCGGAGACGGTCGGCTCGGCGCGGGCGCGCAGCGTGTAGGGCGCGGCCGTGGTCTTGCGGGCGGCGTTCTGGCTCCAGTCGACGAAGACCTTGCCGGGGCGCAGGCTGCGGTTCATCCGGTGGACGACCTGACGGGGCAGCGCCGTCTCGGCCTCGACGGCGAGTTCCTTCGCGTACTCCGACACGCGCTCCGAGGACGCCCCGCGCACCGCCGCCAGCAGATGCAGCCCCTTCGACCCGGACGTCTTCGCGTACGCCTCGATCCCGTCCGCCGCGAGCCGCTCCCGCAGCCAGCGGGCGACCTCGCAGCACTCGACGATCGTCGCGGGCGCCCCCGGGTCCAGGTCGAAGACCAGCCGGTCCGCCTCGTCGGCGGAGTCGACGGTCCACTGCGGTGTGTGGAA is drawn from Streptomyces bottropensis ATCC 25435 and contains these coding sequences:
- a CDS encoding nuclease-related domain-containing protein, whose protein sequence is MSGLRVVPTWRHGQRRLYVCRTDGRNVAWYDRETGRVNLLSEELRQDVLAVLAPLVTGPVAVGPPPVPTPAELARLSLHPDDDLAPNRPGEALLIALDRAPGPPRRLRPDPRRRALAAERTVGDALDRLEGAGWRTLHSVPLPGGDRIHHLLIGPGGLFCVRSLPARRQRVVVTDPMVAVGRHEPRALLRALRADADRASYALTAEVRPVLALAEPARLDITTPPREVRVLRDTDLAELARTGALLKPADVEGLHAMARDRRTWTRV
- the ligD gene encoding non-homologous end-joining DNA ligase, with amino-acid sequence MTPITEVEGRRVVLSNLEKVLHPATGFTKGELLHYYATTADALLPHLRDRPVSFLRYPDGPGGQVFFTKNVPPGTPDWVTTAEVRRMEGPARMVLVQDLASLMWASNQVAEFHTPQWTVDSADEADRLVFDLDPGAPATIVECCEVARWLRERLAADGIEAYAKTSGSKGLHLLAAVRGASSERVSEYAKELAVEAETALPRQVVHRMNRSLRPGKVFVDWSQNAARKTTAAPYTLRARAEPTVSAPVTWAEVEECASPAQLVFRAPDIAPRLRDHGDLLAPLLDPEAAHSLP